In Gossypium hirsutum isolate 1008001.06 chromosome D01, Gossypium_hirsutum_v2.1, whole genome shotgun sequence, the genomic window tgacttggatctaaggtatgttattCTACTTGTTGATGGGTACCGATTCACCATATCGATCGTTAAATTGACGCTTGAAGCTTGCTGGCCGGACTTTAACAAAAAAAGTAAACAAcctagaaaattaaataaatacttttgaataattcaataactTCAATGAAGACTTTTGAATAACTCAATCactattttgcattttattttatcCCCATTTTTAATGAACCTATAAAATAATTGTATCATGTAATGGAACAGGGGCCTAAGATTAATGGGCACTGGCCCAAAGATTTACCATTTTCATGGTCgcctttgaaaaaaaaattgaaacaatctTTTAGATTGAAAAAGGATTATGGATGTGCAGCAAATGATGGTAGCAGCAAACAAAGCTCAATGCTTCGTTTCCCCGCCTCTTTCAACCCTCATAATCACCATCAATACCCCTTCTTTAAACCCTAATACACCCTCCAAAACCCCCATGCGCACTTCCCTCTCTTTCCTCCGCCTCTTCCGCCCTCTTTCCCGCCCTCAAACCGTCCTTTTCCGCCCCCTCATCCCTCGCTACGCCGCTCCTCggttttccccttttttttcccGCCACTTCAGTGTATCTTCCGCCCCATTCTCAGCCTCCGCCGTTGGTTTCGTTGACGAAAAGGAAAGGGAAGAAGAAGAGAGGTGGGATTTCTCCAACAACGAAACAGAAGCGAAATTCGTTTTCGAAGACAATGATGGGGTTTTCGCGGATAACGATATGAAGCACTTGGTGGCACCGGAGATCGAGGTTAAGGAACTAGACGAGTTGCCGGAGCAGTGGCGAAGGTCAAAGCTCGCTTGGCTTTGCAAAGAGTTGCCGGCTCATAAGGCGGGAACCTTGGTTAGGATCTTGAATGCGCAAAGGAAGTGGCTCAAGCAAGAGGATGCTACTTACTTGGCTGTTCATTGTATGAGAATTCGAGAAAATGAAACTGGTTTCAGGGTATATTAATTGATTTCTTTCTTCGATTTCATTATTGTTTTTGTTTGCCCAATTTGATGCTAAAAGTTCATGATTGAGggttttaggatttagggtttatgtgAATGACAAAGAACAATTGGTTGCCATTGCAAATTAGTTTatgttaatctttcacatttAGTTactttagggttttgggtttaaggaTTGTTCTTAGTTTGTGCTGAAGTTAAGATTCCTGTGTTACAAGTAGTAACTCGCAAGTAACTTCTCGAAAAGAACCCAATTTTACGAAATTTCTGAAGCTATGAAACTTTGATTCCTTACTGATTCTGCTATGTTGTGTttatgattgttgatatatgctGTTTGTTGCTATATATTGCTTTTGAGTTTTTCAAGAGTCGAAGAAAAATGACTTTTAAGAACGGGAATCTGTGTGTCGTTTAATCATCCGAATTGCTGCTCTGGTTGTATGATCGATGTTGAGAAAATCTTTTTCTGCATTGCAGGTCTATAAGTGGATGATGCAGCAGCATTGGTATCGATTCGATTTTGCTCTTGCTACCAAGCTAGCAGATTACATGGGGAAGGAGAGGAAGTTTACGAAATGTCGGGAGATATTTGATGATATCATCAACCAGGGACGTGTGCCTAGTGAGTCTACGTTTCATATTCTGATTGTTGCATATCTTAGTACACCGGTTCAAGGTTGTTTAGACGAGGCTTGCGGTATTTACAATCGTATGATTCAGTTAGGAGGATACCAACCACGTCTTAGCTTACATAACTCGCTTTTCCGAGCTCTTTTAAACAGACCGGGAGGTTCTTCGAAATACTACTTAAAGCAAGCCGAGtttatctttcacaatttagaaACATGTGGTTTAGAGATACAAAAAGAAATCTATACCGGCCTAATTTGGTTGCATAGCTATCAAGATACGGTGGATAAAGAAAGGATAAAATTGTTGAGGAAAATGATGCGAGAATCGGGTatggaagaaggaaaagaagtGCTCATTTCGATATTGAGAGCTTGTTCGAAGGATGGGGATGTTGAAGAAGCCGAAAGAACTTGGATCAAACTACTCGGTTCCAATGATAGTATCCCTTCTCAAGCTTTTGTTTATAAAATGGAAGTTTATTCAAAGGTTGGGGAAATTACGAAATCTTTGGAGGTATTCCGGGAGATGAAAAAGTGTTTGGGGTATACTAGCATCGCATCATACCACAAAATTATAGAGGTATTATGTGAATCCGAGCAAATGGACCTTGCTGAATCGTTCATGAAGGAACTCATTGAGAGTGGTATGAAGCCACTTATGCCATCGTACATCAAGCTAACAGATACATACCTCCGGTTGAACTATCACGATAAGCTCGAGTCGACCTTTTTAGAGTGCCTTGAGAAATGCCGACCGAATCGTACTATTTATAGTATATATTTGAGCTCGTTGGTGAAAGTTGGAAATCTCGGCAAAGCAGAGGAAATTTTCAATCACATGGGCAAGAATGTCACAATTGGTGTTAATGCGAAATCATGCAATACCATTTTATATGGATACCTTTCTTCCGGAGATAATTTGAAAGCAGAAAAGATATATGATTTGATGTGCCAGAAGAAATTCGAAATCGAATCTCCGTTGATGGAAAAGTTGGAAAGTGTCCTTAGATCGAGCCGGAAAGAGGTTAAGAAACCCGTGAGCTTAAAGCTAAGCAAAGAACAACGAGAGATTTTAATGGGGTTGCTTTTAGGCGGTTTACGGATAGACTCGGATGAAGAGAGAAAGAACCACATGATACGGTTCGAGTTTAATCCAAGTTCCATCCCACATTCTATTTTAAAGAGACATATTCACGATCAATACCACGAGTGGTTACATCCTTCGAGTAAGCTAACTGCTGGTAATGGTGATATCCCGCACAAGTTCAATACCATTTCACACTCGTATTTCGGTTTCTATGCGGACCAGTTTTGGCCAAAGGGTCAACCCGTGATCCCAAAGCTAATACACCGGTGGCTGTCTCCGATTGTACTTGCATACTGGTATATGTACGGGGGCTACAGAACATCAGCCGGGGATATCCTTTTGAAACTGAAAGGGAGCAGCGAAGGCGTCAAGAAAGTGGTGAAAGCATTGAAATCAAAATCCTTGAATTGCCGAGTGAAGCGAAAAGGGAGAGTGTTTTGGATCGGATTTCTCAGGACAGATTCAATGTGGTTCTGGAAACTGGTGGAACCATACGTCTTAGATGACTTGAAAGATTTTCTCAAAGCAGGCAGCGAAACCGCTGATGATTGTGCGGTCGAATCTCGAGACATAAACTTTGACAGTGCATCCGATTCCGATGAAAAGGGTTCTTCCGATTATAGCGAAGATGATAATCCATAAGGCTTACACAAGTAAAAGTGCCATTCTTTGGTATAACGCATTCATCAAAGAAATTTGAGCTGCCTTTGCAAAAAAATTGTATGTACAGTAGTGATCTTTTGCcatattatgtgtatatatatgtttttgtttCCTTACAGGCTTTCGTGTCCAATACTTACGCATTCCACTTTGTGTCGGGTAGGGTTATACATATATTTGATCTTAATACTTCTTTTGTTCCCAAGTTTTACTAACATTAGGGCTTGAACTTACaagttagtccctaaacttaataattattttcatattggggCCTAAACTTTTTTTGGTCTTGAAAATCTTAAAGTTTAGGTCCTAATATGGGATCAATTGTAAATTCAAACTTAAGTATGAGAATAATTATTAATTTCAGAGACTACCTTAGAACAAAAAAAAGTTGAAACCCCAATGTAAGAGATTTTATCAAATCAAGACCTCAAATAGTGATTTAACTCAATTAAAATCGACAAAGGttagattttaatattatattaatacgGGATAAAAAACATTTAATCTGAATTTAGTAACATTTTTGAAACATTTTTTATCCACTTCAATTTCTTAAACTCGACTCTCATCTGATTTAAAGCACGAGGTTTAAAAGAAGTGGGTTggcaaagaaaaagggaaaattaaggtTGTCATCAATGATGTTGAAATTCCGAACACAACGGTCGtgtaagaaaaatcctttttgtcTCCGCATTGACATGGATTCTACTCTCAAGAAAACAGTTATTAATCTTCAGGAGAGACAATCAaatctatgttttttttattttcaaacacattaagcttttgtaataaaaaaatagaaaagcttCAAATGGATAAAAATGGCGTGAGGTTCAAATTCAATGCGTATGCACCTGAATTCGTGTCGAGATCGCGTACCCAAATGCTACCCGTTTCGACTTATTATTACCCTTTCTTTCACTACCTTAACGGTGGCGACGGTAGTGGTGGTGGTGGAGGATTTGATTGGTTTTTTGTTGGTAAACAAGAGCCGATTGTGGTACTTATTTTATCCCGAATCATAATCTTTCTAACCCTAATTTTTATCCCAAGAATGTGCTCCCTGATGAGCTTCGCTTAAAGATCATCAAACaagttatgtttatttatttgtttatttattttcaccTTAAATTTTCAAAGGATAAAACATTTAGTCCTTGAATTTGGTAACTTTTTTCACCTTTGTCCTTCAAATTCTTTTTGTCCACATTTATCTCATAATTTGGTAGATTTTTTTCTTCTCAATTGGGTACATAAATTTGGATTCCGTTAATGAATAATGACGCGACACTTTAAGATTGTGTCACGGcattacttaaattttttaaaattttttaactattttgtagATTCTATATAATTTTTAGGTGACAATGCGACATAATCTCAAAGTATtagattatcaaattttaatggaattcaagttcaaggactaaattaaaataaattgccAAGTTTCGAGATTAATGTGAACCAAAAAATACAATGACCAAGGTGAAAAAAAAGTTGTGAAGTCTAGGGACTATATGTTACTTTatccctaaaattattatttacataGCTATGCTATGTTACCTGAACTCGGGTCAAGTATGTATTGAACCGGATAtggttcattttttttctctaattCTTCATGCAATTTGAAAGATTCTTAAAATATTGTATCATTATATTCGTGTCCCGATATATGTCCAACACGAGTATTAAATATAAGTATAACCTTTTCAAGATACAGTTATACCATGTTACTCGAAGTtgaaccaaaatcatatatattcgATTTTATTCGATTTAGatgatttttaaagaattatatcTCAGAATCGCATAGAAATATGCACAAAACAcatgtcaaatatatatataattattttaaaatgaaaagtcGGAATAAGCATAGAAATTGCTTTGGTCAAAAACAGGTGGAATGCCAATTCAGTGACATGAGCCTTTTAGCAAACGAATCA contains:
- the LOC107928892 gene encoding pentatricopeptide repeat-containing protein At2g15820, chloroplastic, encoding MDVQQMMVAANKAQCFVSPPLSTLIITINTPSLNPNTPSKTPMRTSLSFLRLFRPLSRPQTVLFRPLIPRYAAPRFSPFFSRHFSVSSAPFSASAVGFVDEKEREEEERWDFSNNETEAKFVFEDNDGVFADNDMKHLVAPEIEVKELDELPEQWRRSKLAWLCKELPAHKAGTLVRILNAQRKWLKQEDATYLAVHCMRIRENETGFRVYKWMMQQHWYRFDFALATKLADYMGKERKFTKCREIFDDIINQGRVPSESTFHILIVAYLSTPVQGCLDEACGIYNRMIQLGGYQPRLSLHNSLFRALLNRPGGSSKYYLKQAEFIFHNLETCGLEIQKEIYTGLIWLHSYQDTVDKERIKLLRKMMRESGMEEGKEVLISILRACSKDGDVEEAERTWIKLLGSNDSIPSQAFVYKMEVYSKVGEITKSLEVFREMKKCLGYTSIASYHKIIEVLCESEQMDLAESFMKELIESGMKPLMPSYIKLTDTYLRLNYHDKLESTFLECLEKCRPNRTIYSIYLSSLVKVGNLGKAEEIFNHMGKNVTIGVNAKSCNTILYGYLSSGDNLKAEKIYDLMCQKKFEIESPLMEKLESVLRSSRKEVKKPVSLKLSKEQREILMGLLLGGLRIDSDEERKNHMIRFEFNPSSIPHSILKRHIHDQYHEWLHPSSKLTAGNGDIPHKFNTISHSYFGFYADQFWPKGQPVIPKLIHRWLSPIVLAYWYMYGGYRTSAGDILLKLKGSSEGVKKVVKALKSKSLNCRVKRKGRVFWIGFLRTDSMWFWKLVEPYVLDDLKDFLKAGSETADDCAVESRDINFDSASDSDEKGSSDYSEDDNP